DNA from Leptospira harrisiae:
TTATGACAACCATCCATGCGATGACTGCAACCCAACCGACTGTTGACGGACCTTCTAAAAAAGACTTCCGTGGTGGACGTGGTGCTGCTCAAAACATCATCCCTGCTTCGACTGGAGCTGCTAAAGCAGTTGGACTTTGTATCCCAGAAGTCAATGGAAAACTCACTGGTATGAGTTTCCGAGTTCCAACACCGGATGTTTCGGTTGTGGACCTAACAGTTCGTACAGAAAAACCAACAAGTCTTGCCGAAATCAAAAAGAAAATGAAAGAAGCTAGTGAAGGTTCCATGAAAGGAATTCTTGGTTACACTGAAGATATGGTAGTATCTAACGACTTCCTTGGAGACATTCGTTCTTCGATTTTTGATGCCGATGCTTGTATTGAACTTAGCCCTACTTTTTTCAAACTAGTCTCTTGGTATGACAATGAAATGGGATACTCAAACCGAGTTTTAGACCTCGTACGTTACATGGCAAAAAAAGGCTAAGATGAAATTACCTCTTCTAGAAGAACAAAATCTAAAAGGAAAACGAGTCTTTGTTCGTGTGGACTTCAATGTCCCTGTGGAAAACGGAAAAGCTACGGACAGGACTCGGATTGAAAAAACCCTCCCTACTTTGGAATTACTCATTTCCAAAGGGGCAAAGATCATTCTTGGAAGTCACTTAGGTCGCCCCAAAGGCGGCCCTGAGGCAAAATATTCCATGAAACCTGTGTTTGATGTTCTTACTACCCTAGTCAAAACCAAAGTTAGTTTCTCTGACTCTGTGATTGGTGCCGGTGTAGTGAAGATGTCAAATGAACTTGGGGAAGGCGAAATCCTCCTTTTAGAAAACCTTCGTTTCCACAAGGAAGAAGAGGAAAATGCACCTGGGTTCTGTAAGGAACTGGCAAAACTGGCTGATGTATATGTGAACGATGCTTTCGGAACTGCCCATAGAGCCCATGCCTCCACAGAAGGTGTGGCTCACCTTCTCCCTGCTTTTGCAGGACTTCTGATGCGTAAAGAAATTGAAGTTTTAAGTGGACTCCTTGCAAGACCAGAACGCCCTTTTGTGGCGATTGTGGGTGGATCCAAGGTAAGTTCCAAATTTGCTATTTTAAAGAACCTACTGGAAAAAGTAGATCATCTACTCATCGGCGGAGGGATGGCTTATACCTTCCTCAAATCGAGAGCGGTTCCTGTGGGGAAATCTCTTGTGGAACCAGACTTTGAATCCCAAGCCTTCCAACTCATTGACCGAGCGGGAATCCAAGGGGTCGACCTTCAAATTCCAGTAGATCATATCATTGCGGATGCCTTTGATCCCAATGCCAAAACCAAGTCGGTTGATAAAATGGGAATCCTTGATGGATGGATGGGAATGGACATTGGTCCGAAAACCATCGACAATTATATAAAAGCCATCAAAGAAGCCAAAACCATCCTCTGGAATGGACCAATGGGAGTTTTCGAAATGGACAAATTCTCTAAGGGAACCATTGAAATCGCCAAGGCTATCAGTAAATCCAAGGCCAAAACCGTTGTGGGCGGTGGCGATTCCATTGCCGCAGTAAACAAAGCAGGGGTCGCAGACAAAATCACTCATATTTCCACAGGTGGTGGAGCCTCTCTAGAATTTTTAGAAGGACGAACTCTACCAGGTGTGCAATGTTTACTCCCGA
Protein-coding regions in this window:
- a CDS encoding phosphoglycerate kinase, producing the protein MKLPLLEEQNLKGKRVFVRVDFNVPVENGKATDRTRIEKTLPTLELLISKGAKIILGSHLGRPKGGPEAKYSMKPVFDVLTTLVKTKVSFSDSVIGAGVVKMSNELGEGEILLLENLRFHKEEEENAPGFCKELAKLADVYVNDAFGTAHRAHASTEGVAHLLPAFAGLLMRKEIEVLSGLLARPERPFVAIVGGSKVSSKFAILKNLLEKVDHLLIGGGMAYTFLKSRAVPVGKSLVEPDFESQAFQLIDRAGIQGVDLQIPVDHIIADAFDPNAKTKSVDKMGILDGWMGMDIGPKTIDNYIKAIKEAKTILWNGPMGVFEMDKFSKGTIEIAKAISKSKAKTVVGGGDSIAAVNKAGVADKITHISTGGGASLEFLEGRTLPGVQCLLPKEEK